GGCGGTCGAAGACGTAGCAGTCGATGTTCTGGGTGACCAGGAACGCAACCCACGATGCGAAGATGATCCACAATCCCTGGGTGAAGATGCTCTGCCACGCCGCCTCGAACGCGAACCCCGGTGCCGGGGTCAGCGAGTTCGTCATGGCGATCAGGACGGCGAGCAGGATCTGGGAGAGGAGAGCGATGGCGATGGCGACCCGGGTCATGGCCCGCCCGTAGACCTCGTTGATCATATCGACAGCCTGCGCGACGAACGGGTAGACGAAAACAGAAGCGGGGGCGATGAACGTGGCGATACCGATATCGAACTCGATCAGCCGGGCCGCGATGATCCGGGAGGCGCCAGGGCAGATGATGTACAGGCCGGTCAGGGCGGCAAACCCGTACTCGGGATACCGCCTGACGACCACGGCGCCCGCATACGTCGCGATGGTGAGGCTGACCGCCCGGTAAATCCAGACAGACGGTATCGGCACTAGCAGGACTCCGTCGACAGAAACGTATAGAGGAGGTTGCTCCTCCGTCCTGATAATCTTCCCCACCGGCAGCAGGGCTACCCGGGCCTGTAGCCGAACGGGAAGAGCCGATCAGAAGCCTTCGTTCATGATCCGCTCAAGTTCGGATCGCTTGATCCGCCAGGACCCTCCGCACTTGACCGCCGGGATCCGTTCCTCCCGGATGAACTCCCGGATCCGGCCGGGAGTGAAGTTCAGTGTCGAGGCGACATCGTCGACAGTGAGCATCTTGTCGCCAGGGTTGTGGTGGCCGCACCCGATCGTCTCCCAGTCCTCATCCGGCAGCATGATGGTGATGACCGGCTCGCCGTCGTCTCCCGGCGAGACCGCGGCCTTGAAGGTGAGGGTCGGGACGAGGCCGTTCTGGTACAGGCTGGCCTGGAACTCGAACACCTCGTCGCTCATCGTGCAGGCCTTATCCCTGAACGCATGGAGGGTGTCCCACAGGTTCTCCGTGACGATATCCTGCGGGATATTCGGGAACGGCACCATACTCTGCGCGGCGCGTGCCGATACCGCAAGGGGGAAGGTGATGCCTATGTCTCTCCCCATTCGGGTGATCTCGATCAGATCCCCGTCGTCGATAGCGTCCTGCCGCGTCTTCCTCTGTTGCTCCGGGTCCGCCAGCCCCCAGGTGCTGGCTGGTGTGCGCAACCTCACTGTTTTCGTCTCCATGAGTCGTAGGTCTCCGGGATATTCTCGCGCTTCTCATACCACTATGGGGGGGATCATCATAAAAGATTTGCCAAATCTTTTTCGAGATTTTGCGATTTCTTTCGCTCTAAAGCCTTATTTTAAACCCTCCCCGAGGAAAATCACGCAGGATTCGCGGAGGATGCCGCCACGGATCTCAAAATGAGCGATTATAGGCCATACCAATCAAAATAGGCGAATAATTGGAGAGAAATTGCCACCCACGAGGATCAGTTCGGGGAGGACGGCTCCAACAAAGCCTATATAGCATCAGGGTGAGTCTTGACCGGTGATTTCTCCCGTGACACCCGTTCCCGGCGATGCTTACATAACACTCCTCGGACGCTCGACATGGGCGCTCGTCAATGCTTATCACGCAGTGCTGCGAGAGAAGGGGTTGCGCCCCGAGCGGGTCTCTATCGTCACCGAAGAACCCTATGCAGGGGAGGCATCGACCGCAGCCACGGCGGTCCGGATAGTCTCCGGGGGTTACGGCTTCTCCCCGGAGATCCGGGTGGAGGTTCTCCCGGAAGCAGACTTCGTCAGGGCCGGGCAGACGATCCGCTCGCTTGTAGAGGATTTCATCCGGCGGGGGTTTGATGTGGCGATCGATATCACCTCCGGGCGGAAGGTCACGGTCGCCGGAGCGCTCATCGCGGTATCGCTCGCGGGGCTCGATATCCGGCACATCTACTACCTCTCCATGAAGAGCACCGACGACGTCGCAAAGCCATACATGATGATCCCGCACCAGGTCCAGAAGATCCGGGATATCATGGAGGACGCGGGGGCGGGACAGTGACCGATGCGATCGTCAGGGAGGACGAGGTGCAGGTCCTCCTCAACAGCCTCGACGAGGTCCGCGTCGCCTACCCGCTCTACGAGGGAGACCTCCTGATCGCCCGCCCCGAAGGGACCGGCTTCTCGCTCGAACTCCCCGCGTCCCGCGAGACCTTCCAGGGCTGGCTCTCCGGATACGGACCGATCGCCGCGGAGCTCCCCGCCTACAACGATCTCCAGGAGTGCATGTTCGCAAGCGGGATCGCCCGCTACGTGAACCAGGCCGCCTTCGACTCGATGCTCAAGTCATACGGCCAGCTCAAGAAGACCGTCTTCTTCGGCCTGGACACCAACCTCTTCTACCACGGGTTCGCGTCGAACAACCCCGCGATCAATCCCTCTTCCTACCTGGTCGTCGATACTGTCCGCGATGAGATCACCTACGCCATCAACCGCAAGTACTCGCCAAAGTCGATCGAGGAGCTTACGGCGCATGCACCCGGATACCGGAAGTTCATCGGGGAACTCGAGAACAAACGGATGAAACGGTCCCGGAAAGCGGCATACCTCGCGCTGAAAGAGTACCGCACCATCCGCGACCGGGCGACGGAGATTGCCTCGCCGGGCACGCACACGCACCTCTCCGAGGAGAACGACCGCAACATCGTCCGGGCGCTCCGGAAGTTCGAGGAGGAGCGGTATGCTCTCCCCGTCCTCCTGACCGCCGACATCTATATGGCGGACCTCTGCATGGCCGAGGGAGTAGAGTACTTCTACTTTGATCGCCCATACAGACAGGAGGCGACAACCTGCACGGCGCCGGCATTCCGGCGGCTGCTCTTCAATCTCGCGGCCGTCTTCGGGTTCATACAGTGCAACGGTGCCGTGATCTTCGGTGAGTACGGCGGAAAGGGGAACGATCTCGACGAACTCAAAGTGCGGTTCGAGGACGAGACGGCCCACCATGAATTCATAAGGGAACTGGAGATATGCAGGCAACTCCAAAGACTCGGCATACCACGGTAACGGCAGTCCTCTGCGATATGGATAATACTCTCTTTGACCTTGTCGGGGCAAAACGGGAGGCGTGCCGGTGCGTGGTCGACTACCTCGGCGCCGGGGACCCTGAGGCGCTCTTTTTGCAGTTTCTTCGCGGCGTCCACGGGTTTGAGAATCATGCGAACATACGCGACTACCTCGAGGCGCTCGGCGTGTACGAGCAGGCGGCGTTCGAGGTCTGCTGCCGCACCTACGAGGATGTGAAACTCAAGATGGTCGAGGCGTATCCGGGTGTCGATGAGACGCTCCGGCGCCTCGCGGACGCCGGGGTCGGGCTTGCGGTCGTCACCGACGCGGAGTCGTTCCAGGCACGCCGGCGGCTCGATAGGAGCGGGCTTGCCGGGTACTTCGAGGTCGTGGTGACCCCGGAGGTCTCGGGGAAACGGAAACCGGAACCGGACTCCCTGATCTACGCCCTCCGGCGGCTTGATACGGCTCCAGGAGAGGCGATGATGGTCGGCGACAGCCTGGTCCGCGATATCGCCCCGGGAAGGCAGATCGGGACGACGACCGCGTTCGCCGCCTACGGGGACTGGCGCCCGAACCGGCCCGTGGAGATCGAGGCCGACATCATCCTCCGGAACTTTGCCGAACTCATCGGCCACGTGGGCATCCCGGGCCGGTGATCCACCGATACCGGCCTCCCGCGAAGCGCTCCACTCAACCCGGGAGTCCCAACCAGACGAAGCGGGAGTACCGCGGGTGCGGGTCCGGACATGGGAGTGCCAGAGGTCTTCGAGCCGCGATGGTCTGTCAGGACCGGAGCGTGAGAAGCCATCAGGCTTCGAGCCACGAAGAGATCGGCTAACAACCCAGTTCCTCTTCGCGGCTTCGCGGCTTCGCGGCTTCGCGTGAGACTATATCGTTACCCCTATTCCCGACGCACGCGAAGCCGCGAAAAACGCGAAGACAGGTATCCAGTTCCTCGCGTGACTTGATGGATCAAAGACGGCCGTCCGGGATCAGCAGAGCGGCGAGGGGGACTGCGAACCCGGCACCGGGAGCCGCGCCCCGTGGATGATGACCTGCTGGTCGGTCTCCGCGATCTTGCCGAGAATGATTGCTTTCCCCGCCGGGGTCATGGCAAAGACCGGGATCGAGGTCCCCGCCTGCAGGAGCGCGGCCTTCGCCGCCTCCCGGATATGCTTCGAGGCGCAGGCGGTGAGGAGATCGGCCGCGCCGGCCATCTGGACGGCTTCTTCCTGCGAGAGCCCGGTCGTGTGGACGGCGACGATCACGGCATCCGGGAACCGCTCGCGGATCGCCGCAGCCTCGGCGGCAGCGGCGGTGGTGACGGCGATACGGCGGTGGCCGAGCTCTGCCGCCCGGGCGACGCCGGCGGCCTGGTCGATGACGGCGGTCGCAGGATCGAGGACCACGCCTCCGTTCTCTTCGATCCGCGCGATAACCTCAGGGATGGGGCTCGTCTTCACGAGGCCCGACATCCGGCCACCGATCCCCTGGATGAGGGCGGGGTTCGTCGCGACCAGCGTCCCGGCCCCGTCGGAGGCGATCACTGCGGCGTCGAGGTCCCCCCGCCGGACGGCGCTGCTCAGGAGTTCGGAGGCTCCGAAGATGACGAAGTCCGGCCCGGCAAGGACCTCGCGCTCCGGCGTGCACATCCCGAAGGACCTGATACGCCCCTCGATGTTTCTCTTGATTGCTTCAGGCGTCATCTCCTCGACCGGGCAGGCGAATCGCCGTGCCAGCGGGCAGTCCTCTATCTGCGGTAAGCCTACCTCGACCACCCGGCCGTTCCGGATCACGACCCGGCATTTGCCGGCGGCCTCTATGATATGTTCGTCACGGTCGCTCATACGCAGATGGTTGGGCGGGGATGGGAATAATGGTGCCCTCCCCTCCCGGACGCACCCGGGTAAACGCTTATCAGATTGTCCTCCCATGAGAGTGTGGACAGTTCATGGTACGCATGCAGCAGGAAGATGGGGTGAAGAGTCGTGGGCCGGATCTGTAGCCCGTTTGTCGTGCTCGAGTGCAGCAGGGAGTGCGGGTTCTCCCGGCTCTACAACGAGCCCACCGAGGAGCAGGAGAGGGAGATCGCCGATACGAAGGCCTGCCCCGCCTGCGGCGCTCCCGTCCGGAGAAGGTTATTCTGACGGCGGGAGCCATGCCGGGGGAGCGCTACTGGGAGATCGACGCCGCCCGGGGCGTCGCCGTCGTGACGATGATCACCTTTCATGCCGCCTTCGACCTCGACTTCTTCGGCGTCCTGCCCCTGAACGTCTCCGGCGGATTTCTCCGGATGCTCGCCTACCTGACCGCATCGACGTTCATCTTCCTTGTAGGGGTCTCC
This portion of the Methanoculleus caldifontis genome encodes:
- a CDS encoding queuosine precursor transporter, with the protein product MPIPSVWIYRAVSLTIATYAGAVVVRRYPEYGFAALTGLYIICPGASRIIAARLIEFDIGIATFIAPASVFVYPFVAQAVDMINEVYGRAMTRVAIAIALLSQILLAVLIAMTNSLTPAPGFAFEAAWQSIFTQGLWIIFASWVAFLVTQNIDCYVFDRLKRAYPDRIVLRSAFSDVADLTLDSIIFVSIAFFAAGIPLLPLIIGQIVSKGIVGVLDTPWFVWYKRYLSAGEPEKAASGPLPPETGVI
- a CDS encoding helix-turn-helix domain-containing protein; this translates as METKTVRLRTPASTWGLADPEQQRKTRQDAIDDGDLIEITRMGRDIGITFPLAVSARAAQSMVPFPNIPQDIVTENLWDTLHAFRDKACTMSDEVFEFQASLYQNGLVPTLTFKAAVSPGDDGEPVITIMLPDEDWETIGCGHHNPGDKMLTVDDVASTLNFTPGRIREFIREERIPAVKCGGSWRIKRSELERIMNEGF
- a CDS encoding PIN domain-containing protein, whose amino-acid sequence is MTDAIVREDEVQVLLNSLDEVRVAYPLYEGDLLIARPEGTGFSLELPASRETFQGWLSGYGPIAAELPAYNDLQECMFASGIARYVNQAAFDSMLKSYGQLKKTVFFGLDTNLFYHGFASNNPAINPSSYLVVDTVRDEITYAINRKYSPKSIEELTAHAPGYRKFIGELENKRMKRSRKAAYLALKEYRTIRDRATEIASPGTHTHLSEENDRNIVRALRKFEEERYALPVLLTADIYMADLCMAEGVEYFYFDRPYRQEATTCTAPAFRRLLFNLAAVFGFIQCNGAVIFGEYGGKGNDLDELKVRFEDETAHHEFIRELEICRQLQRLGIPR
- a CDS encoding HAD family hydrolase, encoding MQATPKTRHTTVTAVLCDMDNTLFDLVGAKREACRCVVDYLGAGDPEALFLQFLRGVHGFENHANIRDYLEALGVYEQAAFEVCCRTYEDVKLKMVEAYPGVDETLRRLADAGVGLAVVTDAESFQARRRLDRSGLAGYFEVVVTPEVSGKRKPEPDSLIYALRRLDTAPGEAMMVGDSLVRDIAPGRQIGTTTAFAAYGDWRPNRPVEIEADIILRNFAELIGHVGIPGR
- a CDS encoding methanogenesis marker 8 protein, yielding MSDRDEHIIEAAGKCRVVIRNGRVVEVGLPQIEDCPLARRFACPVEEMTPEAIKRNIEGRIRSFGMCTPEREVLAGPDFVIFGASELLSSAVRRGDLDAAVIASDGAGTLVATNPALIQGIGGRMSGLVKTSPIPEVIARIEENGGVVLDPATAVIDQAAGVARAAELGHRRIAVTTAAAAEAAAIRERFPDAVIVAVHTTGLSQEEAVQMAGAADLLTACASKHIREAAKAALLQAGTSIPVFAMTPAGKAIILGKIAETDQQVIIHGARLPVPGSQSPSPLC